CCAGAGTAATAATCAACACCGGGCCACCGAAGCCCAGCAAATACACCAGACGTGGATGTATACTTCGCGTGCCCTTGTGGGCACCGATGCTGAGCAACCCTGCAGCAAAGATAGTAATTCCCATTCCCACGCTCATGACAATCGCTGCCAATACCCCCATGGCGAGATGTCCCAGCGCCAAAGAGAACAGCAACACGGTCATTACTCCAGGGCAGGGTACTATGCCAATGGAAAGGGCCAGGGCGTAGGGGCTCTTGTCCTGGAGGGCAGGAGCGTCATGGTGATGCCCACAGCAAGTAGCAGGATTACGGACAAAGCGCCATAACAGATAGCTGCCGATAAGGATAATCATGACGCCGGAAAGCAAAAAGAGCATTTGTTCAGTCTGGCCAAAAAGCTGACGGAAGATCCCATCGAGGAAAAAGTAGATCACCAACGTGACCAGCAGCGCGGAGCAGGCGTGTACGATCGCCACCAAATAGCTGATTTTGGCCACCTGCGCTATTCGTCCGCCCCGGGCCAGAAAGTAGCTGCCTATAATAGCCTTGCCGTGGCCGGGCCCAGCAGCGTGGATAACACCGTAGGCAAAAGCCACCAGCACAAGCATGGCGGCAGTGGAAATCCCACCTTCATCGAGCTGGCGAAAGATAGTTGAGAATTGGCTATTGAGAGTTTGCTGCCACTGCAGCAGCAGCGACCAGACATTGGCAAGCATATCAGCTCCAGTGGATCATAATAATTTCTGGTCAAAATCGTGATGTGTCGTGGGAAAACCGCAGTGACCAGGCGTGGGTATAGTCTCGCATTTGCTTATCCAGTGAGTAGGGCAGAGTCGTTTCGTTACTGAAGGCGATATACTCATCCTGGATAGTAATGGCAATAAACCCCTCCTCCTCATAAACTTCAGCGCCAAAAGTATCACCATCGCTCAGGGGCAAATCCAGGGGTACGTAAAAGGCAAACCACAGCCTGTTGTCATGTATCTGCGGGGCAAAGTCCCTGGCTCGCTGGGTGATGGGCACCTGCACCTCGTTGACCTTGACCGTCAGAAAGTAGCTGTGGCGATGAAGATTACCCAAAAGATCCCGGGCCAGGCGGTCGACATCGGCTTGGGTGAGTCCATCACGATTGAGACCAAACTCCATGATGTAGAGCTGAGACGTCATTTCGTCAAAGACCCAGGTAACCCCAAGCCCCTGAACCCCGCTGGCATTCATATCCACCTTCAGGTGGGTGTCCATAAACACGTGGGGATGAGCCTGAGCGCTGGATGTCGTCAATATCCATGTCGTTAGAGCAATGACCATCAAAAGGCTTCTTCGTAAAATCATTCTTAGCTCCCGTCGACAATCCCGAAGTAGTTTTATGCAACGCAGCGGGCGTCTTGCATCCGAAAGTCACAGCTGCTGGTGCATCTGCTCCAAGACCGACTCTATTTGGCGGTGGCGATTTTTCATGCTGTTGCGATTGACAATAACCCGACAGGTGGAGTGGAAGATCGTCTCCTTGACCACCAGACCGTTTTGGCGCAGAGTCTCTCCAGTCTCCACAATGTCTACGACCCGGTGGGCCAGCTTGACCAGCGGCGCCAGCTCAATGGACCCATAGAGTTTGATGATTTCAACATCAACACCTTTGTTGGCAAAGAAGCGCTCCGCCACATTAACCATTTTCGTGCCTATGGTAGTGCCATTGTAGCCGGGGTGCTGGCGTGAAAATCCTTCCGGCTCGGCAACGACCACATCACAACCGCCAAAACCCAGATCCAGTGGTTCGTACAGCTCACAGGTAGACTCCTCCAGGGTATCCTTGCCGCAAATTCCAATATCTGCGGCACCGTGGTGCACATACGTAGGAACATCCTGAGCCCGAACGATGGTAAAAGTCACCGGCTGTTGGGGGAGGTGGAAAATCAGTTTGCGGGAACCGCTAAACATCTCTTCACAACCAAAGCCAATCTTTTCAAAAATCTTCATGGATTCTTCTTGTATACGCCCTTTAGGCAAAGCAATGACAAGATTTCTACTCATTGTTGCACCCTTTCTATGCTGGCGCCCAGTGCGGTAAGTTTGTCTTCTATATGGTCGTATCCACGATCCAGGTGGTATATACGCTGGATTTCTGTGCTGCCGCGAGCTGCCAAAGCGGCGATAACCAAAGAAGCACTGGCCCGCAGATCAGTGGCCATCACTGGTGCCCCTTTGAGAAACGGCTGACCCTTGATCACAGCCCGAGAGCCCTGAACCTCTATATCCGCACCCATGCGCTGAAGTTCTGCCACATGCATGTATCGGTTTTCAAAGATAGTCTCCTCAATAATACTCACTCCCTGCCCCCGGCACATCAGGGCCATATACTGAGCCTGCATGTCAGTAGGGAAGCCCGGGTAAGGACTGGTGACCATATCCCGACAGGTAATCCCATTGCCATAGACTCGTACATACTCGTCGTCACACTGAATACGAATGTCACAGTCCTGCAGCTTCATGATAATACTTTCCACCAGGGGTGTTACGGTAGCTGGAAGCGTCACTTCGCCGGCGGTAATAGCCGCTGCGGCCATAAAGGTGCCGGCTTCTATACGATCAGGCATGACGCTGTAGCAGGCTCCCGCCAGCTCATCCACTCCTTCAATAGTAAGAGTATCGCTGCCGATGCCTTCTATATGGGCTCCCATATGGACAAGACAGCGTGCCAAGTCAACCACTTCCGGCTCTCGGGCAGCATTTTTCAACACCGTCCGACCTTTGGCCAATGTAGCGGCCATCATAATATTTTCCGTCCCGGTAACGGTAACAGTATCAAAGTAGATGTCCGCTCCACGCAACTCCTGGCAATGTGCCTCTATATAGCCATCTACAATATTAATTTCCACACCCATCTTGCGCAAGGCGTCCAGATGCAAGTTCACTGGCCGAGCTCCTATGGCACAGCCACCTGGCAGACTGACCCTCGCCTGGCGATAGCGGGCCACCATGGGACCGAGAAAGAGAATGCTGGCCCGCATGGTTTTCACCATCTCGTACGGTGCTTCCAGGCGATTCATGCCATTCAGGTGAACGTGAAAGGCCCTGTTGTCTTCGTCAAAGTGATGGTTGGCACCCATATATTGCAGAATGTGCCCCATAGTGTAGATATCCCGTAAACGGGGCACGTTATGAATGAGCACTGGCTGGTCAGTAAGTATAGAAGCAGCGATAATGGGAAGGGCAGCATTTTTGGCACCACTGATGGAAACATGGCCCCTCAGGGGAGTTCCTCCCCGAATAATAAACTTATCCATTTTACGGTGTCTGTCCTGAGGTAAAGGGTTTCTTCTCGTGTATCAGTTGTTGAGTTGTCAGCGATTTTTTTATTTTTTGAAAATTAGCACGCATCGACACGTCGCCGCAAGCAATGCTTGGATTCTAAGGGGTCAGGCGACTAAAATACTGCTCGAAGAGCTCTCGCACGACGGCAGTGGTCTGCTTGTAGCGCCTCAGCAGCTCGCTGCCGGGCTGCTTGCCACGATAACCCATACGAAACGCAAGCGGCGTCAGGGCCGTTTCATCCAGCTGCAATCGGCTGCTGGCGTTGTCCTGGTAGATCTTCACCATATTCTCTAAGTGGCGATAAAAGAGGTAGGCCTCCCGCAGGGTAGTGCCGTCATCACCTTGCCAGGCTCCTGCCCTCTGCAGGGCGTCAATAAGCTCGAAAGTGCGGGCTACTTCCAGCAACTCCCGATGCCCGGAACTGTGCTCAATCTGCATCACCTGACTCAGAAACTCAATATCAACCAGACCACCGGGACCAGTCTTGTAATCGTGCTCCCGGACCTTGGCGCGACCCTTTTGATGCTCTATGCGCATGCGCATATCGTAGATTTCCCGATACTGCTGGGGTGTAAATGGTTCGCCAAATATGCTCTCGTTAACATAGTTACGAAAAGTTCGGTACAGTTTCTGGTCACCGCAGATATAACGAGCCCTAAGCAACATCTGCTTCTCCCAGGTCATGGCCTTGTTGTTCTCGTGATACTCCACAAAACCATCAACCGGGGTCACCAGTGTTCCCGAATCGCCATTGGGTCGCAAACGGGCGTCCACCTTATAGCATACTCCCTGACTCGTGGCTACGCTCAGACGGTTAATCAAGCGCTGCACCAGGCGAATAAAAAACTCGTTGTTACGCAGACTGCCCCCACTGCCACCGCTGGTCTCCCCTGCACCGTCGTAAAGAAAAATCAAATCCAAATCGCTGGAGTAGTTCAGCTCCCGGCCGCCAAACTTCCCCAGTCCCACGATGACAAATCCGCAGGCCTCGCCCTGAAAAATGGGGGTGCCATAACGCTCCTTCAGCTCAGCAAATACATACTCATAAGTGGTCAGGACAATGGCATCTGCCAGATTACTTAGTACTGCTGTTGAAGAAGAAACATCAAGCTTACCCCGCAGCTCTCGATAGCCAATATGCAAAAACTCCATGGACTTGAAGGAGCGCAACACATCCAGATAGGCTTCGGTATCTTCACGCAGGGGTTCGCTTTTTTGTTGCAACTGCTCGAAGTAGAACTGGACGGTAGGAAGCTCCTCTTCCGTCCATGGCGGCGATATAAGGATATCGGTAGTTTCCGGATAGAGGTTGATAATGTTGGAGAGGTAATTACTGTTGGCAAAAACCGTAATAAATATCTGAATTACCTCTGGGGTTTCATAAAACAACTTAAGTAAACGAACTTTGCGGGCAATGGCCAACAAGAAACGCTCAAAGTTGTTCAGGGCCAGGTCGGGATCTGGGCTCTCGTCAATGCTTTGCAGCAATACTGGCGCAATGGCCCGTAAACGACGATGCTCCTCTTCGCTACGCATGGCCTGATCAATAATGGCATAAATGTTCACCGCCGCTTTGCGGGGGTTGGCAAAACGATACTGAGAAAGCATGGGCAGCAGCTCTTCGCGGCTGTAGTTGCCGGAGAAGATCTCCTCCGGCACGGGCTTTTCGTGTGTGTCCTCCACAAAGAGGGTCGTAAAGTGGCCGTTAACCGTCTGCATGATTTCCTGCAGAGCGCCCTGAAAAGCTGCGATGCTGTCGTAGCCCATCTGGCGGGCTAGACGCAGCTGACACGCTTCATCATCGGGAACGGTGTGACTCTGACGCTGATCGTGCATCTGGATGCGATGCTCCACATTGCGCAAAAAGAGGTAGCACTGCCATAGCTCCTCGGCATCGCTGCGCTCAATATACTTCTGGTCCTGCAACACATCCAGGGCGCGAGCGGTGGAGAATTGCTGCAACTGGCGATCCTTGCCGCCATAGAGCAGCTGGATGATCGCGATAAAGAACTCTATCTCACGGATACCTCCGCGGCCCAGCTTGACATTGGAGTGCAGGTTTTTGCGGATTTTGGTATCGATCTTCTGCTTCAACTCCCGGATAGAGAGGATTGTGTTCTCGTCCATGTACTTACGGAAGATAAAGGGGCGAACCATATCCTGGAACTGGCGCACCATCTGGTCGTCCCCTCCCACCGGTCGGGCCTTGATGAGCATGCTGCGCTCCCAGGTCTGGCCCATAGTCGTATAGTAGTTTTCATAACCCTGCAGGGCCAGGCATATGGCCCCGGCATCACCGTCGGGGCGCAGGCGCAGATCCACGCGAAAAACAAAACCGTCCTCCGTGTTTTCCGACATATAGCGGGTGATGAGCTTGCACAGCTCCACAAAAAAGAGGTGCGTCTCAATGGGCTGACGGCTGCCGCCCTTGGTGGTGCCATTGTAGGCCGAGTTGTAGATATACATGATGTCAATATCGGAGCAGTAGTTCAGATCGCCCCCGCCCAGCTTGCCAAGACCAATGATGCCAAAGCGCGCCTGCCGGAATTCACCACAGTCGTAATCCTCATACATGGGCGGCCCATAACGCTGCACCAGACGGTTCCAGGCGTAGCGAAGGCAGAGCTCCAAGGTGATTTCAGCCAGCATCGACAAGTCCCCCAGTACCACCTCCAGCGAATCCATGGCCAGCAGATCCCGCAGGGCAATCTCCACCATTTTGCGGTTGCGATAGGTGCGCACCAGACGCATAAATGCCCGCTCGTCCAGATCCTGCATCTGCTTTTCCAGATCGATAAAGTCTGGCTGTTCGTAGCGATAGGCGCGGGGATAGGGCTGGGGAGCCACATGGCAGACCTCCAGCAGATGGGAAGAGCGTTGCATCAGGCGGGGAATAAAGACGCTGGAGCTCAGCAACGCCGTCAGATTGTGCAGAGAATCCTGGCTCCAGGGCTCGGCAAAGTGCTGGCGCGAACAGCGGATGAGCCGCTCTAAATTATTGATGCACAAATCCGGATCCCAGGAGCTGCGAGCCGCCTGATCAAGTTGCTGGCACCAAGCACTGTCAGCCTCCACCTGCAGGGTCTTGGCTATGGACTCGAGGTTGGTGCGAGCGGCAGCGGGGTCGGTGTAATCTTGCACTGAGAGCTCCTTGAAATTGGTTGGTCAATAAAATAGCTACTTTAAGCCGGTTGAGTACAACGAGCGCCAAGGCCGGACCGCAACAGCCAACAAAGGAACTATCCCTTCCATCCCCGTTGTCCCTGCTTGTTGCTCCCTGCGTCAGCATTCGTCAGCTTTTCCATTAACGCAGCGGGTAGCAAAATATCTGAGCACTTTACACCGCCACCGTTGAGCCCACCTGATGCTGCCGTGTGCCATACAGTCGGGTAGAGCGGGCATCTATCTCCAGCAACACCCGTTGACTTTCACTGTAAGCCAAAGACAAGGCATTATTCTCCTCACTGAGGTGAGCCAGAAAAACCGTTTCCAAACCTTCCCACCAGACCTCCTGCAAAAAGCGCGAAGCCTCCCGATTGGAAGCGTGCCCCATGCGCGAGCGTACCCGTTGCTTCAATGACCAAGGGTAGCTCCCTTCCATGAGCATAACCTCGTCGTGATTCGACTCCATCACCAAAGCGTGGGATCGTTGGGCGTACTCACGAATAAGGCTGGTATACATCCCCGTATCGGTAGCGTAACACAAGTGACGATTGGCACAGGAGCTCAGGTAGAAACCGACCGGATCCACCGCATCGTGAGAAACACTGAAAAGCTCCACACCAATATCGCCTACAGAAAAAGAGGCATTGTTGCCTACGGCCTTCAACTGATAAAACTCACCGGTAACACGATGGCACTGGCTGGCAGTAAGCTCGGTGGTAAAAACGGGAACCCGGTGCCGACGGGAAAAAACTCCGGCACCGCGTGTATGATCAGTATGCTCGTGAGAAAGCAGAATAGCATCAATATGGTCAGCACCCACCCCAATAGACTCCAGACGCTGGGCTATTGACTTACCATTGAGCCCAGCATCAATCAGCAGACGAGTGCGATCGGTTTCCACCAGGGCACAATTACCCTTGGAACCACTGGCGAGAATAGTTATCCGCATAAGTATTATGAGTTGTCTTTTTGAATGGACATAGGAGCATTGGGCTGAATAGTGCTGATAGCATGCTTGTAAAGCATGCGAATGCCCTCGTCACACTTCATGATGATGATGTAATTATCGTAGGAGTCGATGGTCCCCAGCATACGTACCCCATTCGTGAGGTAGACCGTTACCGGAACGCGATCCCTCCTTGCCACAAACAAAAAGGCGTCTTGAAGGTTGAGATTCTTGCTCATGAGCTCTCCCGTGGGCAGGGATTGGATGTTTGCGCAACTGCCAGTGACAAAGAACATACATGCTTTTTGCCGCTACTTCAAGCGGTTCTGAGCTTTTGTCGCCTCTGTGTCTGTGACAAAAACCTCCTGAACCACCCACCTCGTGAGACAAAACAGCCGACGGAAAAGACAGACGGTGGAAGGCAAGCGATAAACTATTATTGATCCCAATTCTGGTGGATGCGCTCCGCTTATCCACCCTACAGCCTTACCTGTATTTTGATTTATCTGCTCTTATCAGCGTAATCTGCGAATAGATTTCTCCACAGATTTTCACAGATGAACGCAGTTTTTTCAGGGAGAACCCATTGTGACCCTGAATGCTTACATGCATTGCTTCGGTCAGCGGATGCGTCGACACTCCAGGTAAAAGCGTTTTTCGTGGGAGTGACCCATGGAAAAGGTTTTACGAGGGAAAGGTCCATCCTGCAAAATCGTAGGAAAGAACGACTCCTTGCTGATAGGCGGCAGGAAAAAACCAGCATGTCCCGGCTGACTCCCCAGTCGATTCACCGTATCCGCCCCGTGTACATAATCCAGACGCACCTGCGGGTGCTGGCCCAAAAAGTCATCAAGAAAAGCCTGCAGAGAAGCCGTTGCCAGCTTGTGGCTGGAGCCATCGATATGAAGCGCCCCCTGAGTCGCTCCCATCACCAGTGGAATGCGATGCCCCGCCACCATATCACTGCGACCAAGGCTAACCATGGACTCCTCACTGAGAACCGGGGGAAAGCCACCTTCCTCAAAGTGGCAACGTCCCCCGTGGTGAGCAAAGTAGTCGTGCATGGCATCAAGCAAGGTGACACCGTCCACACCAAAGAGCACCCGATGAATGGCCTCAAACTGTAATGAGGGGTCGTGGAGATTGACCAGTTCCACCAGGGCATAGCGGGCTGGATGATCCATTAGGTCTGCCGGATCGGCACTGCTCGCTTTCAACTCCTCCCACAGCGCCTTGGCGGTGGCCAGAGAGTGGTTTCCGTCGCCTACGGCAAAAAGCAGCTGATTGCCCTGAGCGTCGGTATGAGCCAGCTTCGAAAGGGCCCGGACAACGGCGTCAACCTGGGCAAAGTCGCGTACAAAACGCCCCTCCAGATAACCACTGTTCATCATCAGCTCAAACTGGTACGCCAGCGGCCCTTCCTCGTCAAAGAGGGGTTCAATGACCGTGCACTGCGGGTCATCGATAAGAACCATGACGTGGGACACCTCAAGCTCAGCCTCACGACGGATGGCCATGCGGGGTGGCAGACGATCGGCAATGGTACCTTCAGTGGGTCGAATCAGACTGCAACTGTCGGGGCGGTAATCGTAGTGCTCAAGGTCAAGAGCCACCAACAGTCCCTTGCGCTCGGTGTTGCAGCACATACCGCGGCGCAGCAACATCCAGCCAGGGTTGAACTCCACCAGGGTGCCATCATTGAGGTACTGTTTTATGGTCTTGTGAATAGAAGACTGCAGACTGTTCGTGTGGTTCAGGTATATCTCCGGCAGCGTGATGTGGAGCGTTGAGGGATGCTTCCCTACAAGCTCCTCCACCGCCTGCCAGTACTGGGGCTCGGAAGTATACTGATCACAGGCAATGACAGCCCAGCGGTGCAAATCAATCTCCGGAGCAGGCAACAGCAGACGCGGGGTATGCAGGGCAATGTCGGCAGGAGTTCTCATGTGCTTTTGACCCTCTCTTGGTGAGTTGACTCTACTCTACCAAAACCTGGTGTGAAAATCACAGGAAAAGACAAGGGCCGCCAATCTTGCCGCCTGGCAAATCGCGGGCGAGAATCCGCCACGCCTAAAGCCCATGTCTCCTTTCAAAAAATGGATTGCTTCAGGCAGGGACCAAGAGAGAGCCCTCTTAGGCTATAACAAACCATCATGCCTGAAGCTACCAGTTATCCTGTAAAGTAGCGGTAGCAAACGACATCCCCTTCCGGAGTCTATCGACAGTGGCTTGATAGCTTGAATTAATCCGAAAGCCAGCACGCCAACTAAGGCTTTCAGTTTATTGCCGCCCACGCCACTTCGAATCAAGCCCGTGCCCCGCATATTTAACTGGTCAAAACCCCATTCACCTCGGCAAACGCCCTGGGACGACCCCGCCGATCAAGTGAGGCCACGTAAATAGCTGCCTCAACAGACAAGCACCCGTCACTGCTGCGGGTGATAACCTGCCGAAAGAGGTAGCGAATCTTTGAGAGCGCCTCCAGGCTGGTTTCGACTACAAAATCATCTCCGCTGCGCAGCGAGGAGCGATAATCCACCTCTGCCCGAACCATGACCAGGTTGATTCCCTGCTGAGCCAGCTGCACCACATCCAGCCCCAACTGACGAACAAATTCATGCCGGGCGTGTTCCAGGTAGTTAAGATAGACGGCGTTGTTTACAATACCCTGAAAGTCGCACTCATAGTCCCGCACCTCCAGGCTAAGCGTTGCAGTAAAAATTGCCATGGGAGCTCCTTATTTTGCTTGCTCAATGCTTGCACAAGACCATATATCATGAGTAGGGAAGAAAGGGCACAGCTGACTTTGCCAAAGTGCCTGCCACCTCCCGCTCATCACTTTTCACTTTGACTGGAGGTATGTATGACGTTACGCACACTCTTAGCCGTGACAACTCTGGCCCTGCTTCTGGCTGGCTGCGCT
The Desulfurispira natronophila genome window above contains:
- a CDS encoding nickel/cobalt transporter: MLANVWSLLLQWQQTLNSQFSTIFRQLDEGGISTAAMLVLVAFAYGVIHAAGPGHGKAIIGSYFLARGGRIAQVAKISYLVAIVHACSALLVTLVIYFFLDGIFRQLFGQTEQMLFLLSGVMIILIGSYLLWRFVRNPATCCGHHHDAPALQDKSPYALALSIGIVPCPGVMTVLLFSLALGHLAMGVLAAIVMSVGMGITIFAAGLLSIGAHKGTRSIHPRLVYLLGFGGPVLIITLGVLLVALHYGRSAGSPL
- a CDS encoding DUF1007 family protein, translating into MILRRSLLMVIALTTWILTTSSAQAHPHVFMDTHLKVDMNASGVQGLGVTWVFDEMTSQLYIMEFGLNRDGLTQADVDRLARDLLGNLHRHSYFLTVKVNEVQVPITQRARDFAPQIHDNRLWFAFYVPLDLPLSDGDTFGAEVYEEEGFIAITIQDEYIAFSNETTLPYSLDKQMRDYTHAWSLRFSHDTSRF
- the hisG gene encoding ATP phosphoribosyltransferase; its protein translation is MSRNLVIALPKGRIQEESMKIFEKIGFGCEEMFSGSRKLIFHLPQQPVTFTIVRAQDVPTYVHHGAADIGICGKDTLEESTCELYEPLDLGFGGCDVVVAEPEGFSRQHPGYNGTTIGTKMVNVAERFFANKGVDVEIIKLYGSIELAPLVKLAHRVVDIVETGETLRQNGLVVKETIFHSTCRVIVNRNSMKNRHRQIESVLEQMHQQL
- the murA gene encoding UDP-N-acetylglucosamine 1-carboxyvinyltransferase, producing MDKFIIRGGTPLRGHVSISGAKNAALPIIAASILTDQPVLIHNVPRLRDIYTMGHILQYMGANHHFDEDNRAFHVHLNGMNRLEAPYEMVKTMRASILFLGPMVARYRQARVSLPGGCAIGARPVNLHLDALRKMGVEINIVDGYIEAHCQELRGADIYFDTVTVTGTENIMMAATLAKGRTVLKNAAREPEVVDLARCLVHMGAHIEGIGSDTLTIEGVDELAGACYSVMPDRIEAGTFMAAAAITAGEVTLPATVTPLVESIIMKLQDCDIRIQCDDEYVRVYGNGITCRDMVTSPYPGFPTDMQAQYMALMCRGQGVSIIEETIFENRYMHVAELQRMGADIEVQGSRAVIKGQPFLKGAPVMATDLRASASLVIAALAARGSTEIQRIYHLDRGYDHIEDKLTALGASIERVQQ
- the glnE gene encoding bifunctional [glutamate--ammonia ligase]-adenylyl-L-tyrosine phosphorylase/[glutamate--ammonia-ligase] adenylyltransferase, with product MQDYTDPAAARTNLESIAKTLQVEADSAWCQQLDQAARSSWDPDLCINNLERLIRCSRQHFAEPWSQDSLHNLTALLSSSVFIPRLMQRSSHLLEVCHVAPQPYPRAYRYEQPDFIDLEKQMQDLDERAFMRLVRTYRNRKMVEIALRDLLAMDSLEVVLGDLSMLAEITLELCLRYAWNRLVQRYGPPMYEDYDCGEFRQARFGIIGLGKLGGGDLNYCSDIDIMYIYNSAYNGTTKGGSRQPIETHLFFVELCKLITRYMSENTEDGFVFRVDLRLRPDGDAGAICLALQGYENYYTTMGQTWERSMLIKARPVGGDDQMVRQFQDMVRPFIFRKYMDENTILSIRELKQKIDTKIRKNLHSNVKLGRGGIREIEFFIAIIQLLYGGKDRQLQQFSTARALDVLQDQKYIERSDAEELWQCYLFLRNVEHRIQMHDQRQSHTVPDDEACQLRLARQMGYDSIAAFQGALQEIMQTVNGHFTTLFVEDTHEKPVPEEIFSGNYSREELLPMLSQYRFANPRKAAVNIYAIIDQAMRSEEEHRRLRAIAPVLLQSIDESPDPDLALNNFERFLLAIARKVRLLKLFYETPEVIQIFITVFANSNYLSNIINLYPETTDILISPPWTEEELPTVQFYFEQLQQKSEPLREDTEAYLDVLRSFKSMEFLHIGYRELRGKLDVSSSTAVLSNLADAIVLTTYEYVFAELKERYGTPIFQGEACGFVIVGLGKFGGRELNYSSDLDLIFLYDGAGETSGGSGGSLRNNEFFIRLVQRLINRLSVATSQGVCYKVDARLRPNGDSGTLVTPVDGFVEYHENNKAMTWEKQMLLRARYICGDQKLYRTFRNYVNESIFGEPFTPQQYREIYDMRMRIEHQKGRAKVREHDYKTGPGGLVDIEFLSQVMQIEHSSGHRELLEVARTFELIDALQRAGAWQGDDGTTLREAYLFYRHLENMVKIYQDNASSRLQLDETALTPLAFRMGYRGKQPGSELLRRYKQTTAVVRELFEQYFSRLTP
- a CDS encoding MBL fold metallo-hydrolase, translating into MRITILASGSKGNCALVETDRTRLLIDAGLNGKSIAQRLESIGVGADHIDAILLSHEHTDHTRGAGVFSRRHRVPVFTTELTASQCHRVTGEFYQLKAVGNNASFSVGDIGVELFSVSHDAVDPVGFYLSSCANRHLCYATDTGMYTSLIREYAQRSHALVMESNHDEVMLMEGSYPWSLKQRVRSRMGHASNREASRFLQEVWWEGLETVFLAHLSEENNALSLAYSESQRVLLEIDARSTRLYGTRQHQVGSTVAV
- the hfq gene encoding RNA chaperone Hfq; translation: MSKNLNLQDAFLFVARRDRVPVTVYLTNGVRMLGTIDSYDNYIIIMKCDEGIRMLYKHAISTIQPNAPMSIQKDNS
- a CDS encoding DUF1015 domain-containing protein, giving the protein MRTPADIALHTPRLLLPAPEIDLHRWAVIACDQYTSEPQYWQAVEELVGKHPSTLHITLPEIYLNHTNSLQSSIHKTIKQYLNDGTLVEFNPGWMLLRRGMCCNTERKGLLVALDLEHYDYRPDSCSLIRPTEGTIADRLPPRMAIRREAELEVSHVMVLIDDPQCTVIEPLFDEEGPLAYQFELMMNSGYLEGRFVRDFAQVDAVVRALSKLAHTDAQGNQLLFAVGDGNHSLATAKALWEELKASSADPADLMDHPARYALVELVNLHDPSLQFEAIHRVLFGVDGVTLLDAMHDYFAHHGGRCHFEEGGFPPVLSEESMVSLGRSDMVAGHRIPLVMGATQGALHIDGSSHKLATASLQAFLDDFLGQHPQVRLDYVHGADTVNRLGSQPGHAGFFLPPISKESFFPTILQDGPFPRKTFSMGHSHEKRFYLECRRIR
- a CDS encoding acyl-CoA thioesterase → MAIFTATLSLEVRDYECDFQGIVNNAVYLNYLEHARHEFVRQLGLDVVQLAQQGINLVMVRAEVDYRSSLRSGDDFVVETSLEALSKIRYLFRQVITRSSDGCLSVEAAIYVASLDRRGRPRAFAEVNGVLTS